One genomic segment of Hordeum vulgare subsp. vulgare chromosome 2H, MorexV3_pseudomolecules_assembly, whole genome shotgun sequence includes these proteins:
- the LOC123430803 gene encoding periaxin-like, producing the protein MAKCLAVALLLVVLLASCDGRELNEKAAATRGAGVGGGVGESKAMGLPDLPAVTLPTTPTLPTAPTLPTLPTLPTVPTLPLLGTITGTSTITGPVVVLPAVPAHP; encoded by the coding sequence ATGGCAAAGTGTCTCGCCGTCGCGCTCCTGCTAGTGGTGCTGCTCGCGTCCTGCGACGGGAGGGAGCTGAACGAGAAGGCTGCAGCGACACGCGGTGCCGGTGTCGGCGGCGGCGTCGGCGAGTCCAAGGCTATGGGGTTGCCGGACTTGCCAGCTGTGACGCTCCCCACGACCCCGACGCTCCCCACGGCACCGACGCTCCCCACACTCCCGACGCTCCCTACGGTCCCGACTCTCCCGCTACTGGGAACCATTACGGGTACCAGTACCATTACCGGCCCGGTGGTGGTGCTTCCGGCGGTCCCTGCTCACCCATGA